In the Fundulus heteroclitus isolate FHET01 chromosome 23, MU-UCD_Fhet_4.1, whole genome shotgun sequence genome, CGATGTTCTTCAGGAAGTCAACGCTGGCCTGAGAGGCTGAACAGAACTCAGTCAGTTTATCGGCTTTTCAGTTTGGGAACAGACAGATTTCTGTTCACGTCACTGACCAGCGGGGGCGCCGTTGTCCTCCGCGGGTCTGGAAGGCCCGGCCTGCTCCGGCTCCTGGTTCCGAgcctggtcctggttctggttctgaccgggCTGCTGATTCCACATGCACTGTCTCATCCTCTTCATCCACTTCCCCCGAGGAAAGAAGTGCTGCGGAAGGAGAACCCATGGCGTCACGTTTTGATTCGTCCTGACCGAGTGGGTGGAGCCTATCAGCTAGCCAATCAGCAGAGATCCAACCAGTCTACCTGTTTTCTGCGTTGTGTTTAAACGACGACTAAGAGACAGAGCGGCTGAAACGAAACGCCGTTTATGTGAACGACGCAGAATGGTCCCTGTGCTCACTGCGCTTATGGCCGACTGCCAATAGAGGGCGCCGTTCTACCTGCACTGCCTCGCCCAAATAAAGTGGAGGCCTACGCCATCCAAACCACGTTACACTTGCGTTGGTTTCAGCTTTAGTGGGTCCCCGCCCCTAAATAAATCAGCATAAAGTCGCATTAATGCTCCCAGACTGAAGCTCATGTCCAGCTACGcgtgacaaaaacaggaagatTCAGTTTCCATCTGATTCATTTCTCCCTCTGACTCAATCAGCTCCGTTTCCATCATTTCTAGTGTTTGAGGCTGAATTTAGTTACTTTGGACGGATTTAAACTATAAAAGccaaaaattgtgaaaaaaaaccccaaaaacaacCTCAGGCTTGATGCTCCTTGAGTTGAATAAAACTCATGGATTTATATACGCATTTCTATTATTGCATTTTATGTTACtaggctggagttttttttccccccactgtcAAATAGTTTTCCTTTGTtcaatatttacttttatcttctactcttggtgtttctttagggctaactttagattagaccgGTTtagctaataattgtgtgtttgCTACCGTCACACCGCAGGACAACTGAATTTTTATTCAGGTGAGTTTTGGTATTTTGTAGTTTGTTATCGTCAAAGTTTGTCTCTGCtgctcatttttaaaaatgtcatcaaTTACCACAGTGTTAATTTTTATGCACATACTTCATACATGAGGCCTCAGGACTTCTCTTCTACATTTTCCCTCACCTGTCCCCCAGCTCACCTGTCCCCCAGCACACCTGTCCCCCAGCTCACCTGTCCCCCAGCTCACCTGTCCCCCAGCTCACCTGTCCCCCAGCTCACCTGCAGAGGGTGCCAGATGGGCAGCAGGGCGTGCTCCGTGTGCTTCCCctgagcctgacaggtggagcACAGGTCGTAGTCGGGACACACGGAGCATTTGAAGCGAGTTCCCATGATGGGGCCCTCGCAGCCGTCACAGGTGACATTCGGGTGGAGGGCCTGAGGGGCTCCATGAGGGTGAAAGGGCCCATGATGGTGAGGGGGCccatgaggaggaggaggtccatgaggaggaggaggggtgcCGAAGGCGAAGGGGGGGAAGGCGTGAAGAGGAAAGTCACGACGGTGCTCCTTCTTCTCTGTGAGGATGGAACAACAGGTGAGTGAGGCGGAGCGCGGGACGCCGCTTACGTCACAAACACACCTTCTGCTTTTACCTTTGATGAAGAGGCGGAACGTAGCGTCCTTCACGAAGGTCAAACCCATCATTAGCTCATCATCAGACGAGAACGCCACCAGGTCTCCATCTTCATCTGAAACACCATCATCACATTCATGAGATCACACCTTCAGGGACACCGACCAATCAGAGGGAGCGGCCACGCCCACTGGCCCTAAGGGCGTTATGACAGGTCATGTGATCATGGCTGTCTCCTGTATCATTCAGTTCACCAGAggatccatcagaaccagaacctcctgaGGGAATAGCTGGTTCTGAAGTTAAATTTCATGAACAGAAGCTAATAAAACAGCTTCATCAGTGGCCAGAGGCCGCaaaggttgctggtttgaaacCCGGAGACAGACCCGGCATCAGCTGCTCGGTTCTGGTTCCGACAGACTCAGACTGGTTACACTGGAGCCAGGTGTGCTGGTAACCAGGGTAACCAGGTCCAGAGAAAGTCTCGGTCTGACCAATGACGTCAGCGCGTTACCTTGGTGAGAGGAAGTTTGTTTGCAACCACAGGCTGGAACCTGAGAACAGGTAAATCTGCTCAGGGGCGTGGCCTCCACCACAccgagaaaaacaaacatggtcACATgacccttcaaaaaaaaaagtaaacaaaaacaactggacttgttttccgtagttgacgtttcacttcctctccaggaagctttctcaattcaaaaagtgataactgagaatcttcaccagcatggtCACATGACCTGAGTTTACCGGTTCTGGGTCCATTGGGCCCAGAGTTTCAGTCTAGAACACCTGTAAACACACCTAGTGACGCGGCTGAGCCCTTTTTCGTGTCCAAACATCAAAGCACCAGTGAGAGCGGCCGGTCACGTGACCCTTACCTTTGTAGAACAGGTTGAAGGGGCACGAGCTCAGGTTGGAGAACACGGCCGCCACTTTCTTGCTCAGGTACTCGAAGCTGCAGGAGACCTCCTGGTCCACGGCGAACCTGCGGATCTCCTTCACCTGCTCGTCCTTGCCCAGCAGGTAGGCCTTCACCGTCACCGACATGTCTACCGGAACCGAACCGAACCGAGAGCGACCGAACTGAAATACGAAGCGAGACGAACTGCGCTGATCCGAACACAAACCGGACAAAGTCTGGAAGTTTGTGACGCAGCTTGAAATCGGCCTTTTAACTTTACTTCCGCTGCCAACGTCACCCCGGCCAGGCGCACGCGGGCTCCTATTGGTCGGCCCAGAGCCCCGCGGACCAATGGGAGACCAAAGAATGACTCTGCGGGACTTTCCAGCGAGCCGCGTGACCAGGTGACGGGTCACTGAGATAATGGAGGAAAAGCTCCGAGTCACGGTGACGAGACAACGCTGAGCTACGTCACCGGTCAGCTGGGCTCCCTGAGCTCAGCGTCCCGCAGAGACACACACCTGAAGCACCTGTACAGACGTACCTGCCGGTCAGGCATCACTGAGACACACCTGAGCGGTGATGAGTCAGAGTCACAGGGTGGAGACCAGCTGATGGGGATTTCCCCCTAAAGTCTGACAGAACCCAGAAAACACCTGGACCCACTGGCTGGTTCTGATCACGATGCAAAACTCCAGAACCGGATTTACTGGCATAACATTGATAAACTTTTAACCTTCATGTTTCCTGACAtaatagaaataaagcagaatatCTCAGAAGATTCACAAATCTCTGAGATGAAAGGCGCAGTTTAAGTCCAGCGCCTgttttcacaaagaatcctCAGACTAGAAGTAAAGTAGATTTATACCTCAGAGATAAAAGTTAAAAGCATCTTAGGCCTCCAGAGAGAATCTAACGTGATTAAGTGTCAGGAGAGGAGGAACTTTAATgagtctgaagcaggaagatggaggaaacggagagagctgattggctgaacagtggaggaaatgaggacATTAACTTTTAACAGACCATTATTAATATATAATAACTTTATCGTCCCCGAAGAGgcaaattaattagtttcagtggGCTGACGAGTAAATAGCGCGGCTCTAGTGACGTCATAATGACGATAAATAAAtcatggcaaaaatattaatcacaaataaaagaagaaatgtaCAAAGGAGCTTTTATATTTATAGGAACGTTCTCAATAAATATTTTaggaaaagtggaaaaagttATAGAAAATATCTCCATAAATACTGTAGACGAGATAAGAGGTGATTCAGTATTTTCTGTGTTCATGATGACGTCAGCATCAGGATGGAAATaaggaaacattttaatacCGAGACGATTGTGTGATTTAGCTCAGTGTCATCATGTCCAGTCTGATTGGTTAAACTTCTGTTGATACCAGGAGCGCattggtgtgtgtttttttttcctgtctggaCTCTGGCaccatcaaccaatcacagctcttaaaagacagggTCACATCTAGCGACGGGGTCAACCACCCCTCAGCAGAGGGGTCCAAAATAGGACTGAATGgtaattcaataatatataccagatagaaaaaaaagggtgaatAAATAGTTCACtagaagttttccttccttcagcATTCCAGCCAATCATGTAGGTAAACATTACATCATTAGATCCTCCCAACCAATGACAACGCAGACTCAGGAACCaacgtcaccaagctccgccccagtttactttttttaaatcttgcagttttggtacaaagttggtttaataaagggtggagtttgaattcagtgtttgttgttctttatctaaaaataggttgctaagcaacaacataaaatggaagggctgcacttaaaatgttttgaatttgttgataattataaaTATCGATCAATATTGGTATTTTAATCAATATGCTCTTCTCTATTGTCCAGGCCtggtcaaaagtattcacatctatCGCCTAAGTAGAATTATAAatactagggtttaaaaatacttctgtagaagtaTCAAACCTTTTAcacaagtataaaaaaaaagtattgggtccaaaactacttaaagtattaaagtaaaaaataaaaatgccactAAAGACACCTCAGCTTCTCTAGGAATAATTTCTGTCGCCTCCTtcctcagagtcgctctcaggAGCGTCTGAATCTCTGAAGCTGAACCTCTGGATTTAAACTTAAGAGTCTCGGATCTAAACTTCCAAACATCTGATATTTTTCATATTGTGTCTGAAACGGAAAACAGAGCAGAACCGAATTTAAATCCAGTTCTCAAGTTAGGAAAGAGTCTTGTTCTACATTCTTCCACCAACTCCAGAACCCGGTTCTGTCTCAGATCCATTCGTAGTTAACCCGATGGTTTCCCCGCCGGCGCCGCCTGATGACATCAGACACACGTTGGTCCTCAATgtgaatatttatttcaaataaaactctgaacagaaagaaaataatcacATTATTTAGCTCTTCAACATGCGGATCTGatcctgaaaacattttcaatgtttcagCAAATAAAACCCTGCTGATGATGTCAGTTACGTCCCTGAggacagccaatagcagcgcagCCAGCTGATGATGTCACATGGTGTCAGATGTAAAGAGGGTGGTACTGGCGAGCGGTGAGCCTCTTCCTGCAGGTAGGACAGGTGTGTGAGGCCGCCAGAGCGTCTCTCAGGCATTGGCTGCAGAACACGTGACCGCACTTGGTGGAGACGACCAATCGGCCGCTGTCTACGATCTGCGAAGGAAATAagagccaatcaggatgcagGACAGCCGTTTTCAGGCGGCTGCTGATCAGGAACGTTTCACTTTGACCCGTTTTTCTCCCGACCCTGAAGCTCAAAgggaaaaatgacagaaactgTAGTTTATATGTTGAATTAAAGAACTTAGAGATGGAACCAGGTTCTAATGTGAGGCTTGAGGCAGTGGTGGCGACGTGTGGAACACACAACGGTTAAGGTCAAGAGCAAATGTTCATGTCAAGATGAAGCTCacagagttttgttttctcccaCGCGCTGCGAACGCATCATGATCCCCTCCTCCAAACCAGAACTGTGGTACCTGGCGCCCACAGCAGCGAGCACGGCGCTTATTTACTACGAGACAGCGGACAACACGGCGACTGCGGCGTTTCAGCTGAGCAAGCGAATAACGAGACTACTGACGAGGACGAGCTGTTCTGGAGAAAAACGTTTGGTTTTCACAAGGACGacgtaaattaacaaaacatgCCGTAAAACCAGCGCCACACACTGACTGCGACGTGAAGACGTAAACCAGCTGTGGAGACGAAGACGACGGCATCTTGGTTTGATAAATCCATCCCTCATGACAGAAAACGCAGAGGTGGAGGGAAATCAGGCGCTGTAACAAAACAGCAGCGCTGTGGAAAAAGATTCAAAGATCTTACCAAGACTCTTGATGCAAAACATGAGATGCCCAGCAGAAATTAGTTTGCAGGGAAAGCGTTACTGGAGTCGTACGTTTCAGTGAGAGAAAATGTATCCCAGCAGCCCCTGACGTGTCACCGTCTGTTAGTTCCAGCGTCTTAGCGGCTCAGGAGGACGACGCTCCGCTGAGACAGAAATTAGCCGACCTTCCACTGACGCCCTGCTAGGCATCATTAGTGGAGCCCAGATTCAAAACAACGGTGGAAGATGGAAGCAGGCGTGGTGCTGCAACGCCGAGTGACAGAGCTGCAGGATCAGATCCAGATGcatcaaacagaaaaacactttcTTTGAAAAGGCAGAAAGCTCTTCCAACACCACATCAGTTGATAAACGCAGAACGCTCTGCTGCCCTAACAGCCGGCAGTGAATCTGATCCCCTGCAGTGGTGGAAGGACCACGAAGAAATAATCCCAAATGTGAAAAACTAACGAGTATCTGtgctcctgcagctccaccagagGGAATTAATCCTGCTGGAAACGTCAGAACTGAAGCTTTTTCTGCATCAATGAAGCCGTTCTTCAGGGTTTTAGGACAGAATCTGGACTTCTGTGATTAAAACGTTCCTGTCTCGCCACACTGGGCGGCTTTTAAAACCAACAACAGACAGCAATCGTCGTTTAAAAAGAAGTTTCTAAGGCCCCCCCCCATGAGACTGCTTTGCAAACAGCGTCTAAACGTTCCAGTTTGTAACTTTTTgtggtttgttgtttttgcagcaCATAAAGAGCAACAGAAACACGTTACTGTTCCTGCTCAGTCATTCCTATAGTCGCCAAatcaacttttgtttttgtaatttcagGCTGTCACATTTTCTATTTTACCATTTTTAAGTCTTAAGCACAAAGCagcaccttttatttcaggtttattttgtagTAGATTCTCACCGGCCGTTCTTTTTGGTCGCTGGgatctttaaatattaaaccagTGTAATTTTAGACAATATATGGCTGaaaataacttctttttttaaggttatCTGAACTTATGTGTGGTGATGTAACCCAAAGATATatcagattttcttcatatcgcctgaggaaccagcagaacccctgaggaaccagcagaaccctgaggaaccagcagaacccTGAATGTGGACGGCTGATGGGGACTTTGGTCTGAAGCTGACAGAACCTCACCTCAGCGTACAGGTCCAAACAGATGGGACAACTGACGAGACCCGAAGTCGACCTGAAACACAGACACAAGTTGAGAGGTTCTGCCGGGCCGGAGTCAGAGATCACTGTAATAACCCTCAGCATGGATCAGTCTAATTCCTGGATCAATTCTGAGCATTTTAAATCAACAGCGCTGACCAAAGCGCTTCAGAAGGTTGTAAAACCTGAGCAGGGAAACAGAAATGATCATGAAGACCACGTCTGAGGGGGGACGGGTCTATCGCCTGGTGGGGACGGGTGTAATACCTGGCTGTGTGTGACGCGATGGCAGCGTGGACAGCAGCGTCTTCGTCGTCGTCGCTGCTGAGCACATAGCTCTGACCTGGAGGGACTCTGATGTCCAGCGGTCCTGATGGGGGACAGACAGAACGTTAAAAGGCCCAACGTCAGGGCGGAGACGTTTAGGGCGGAGACCTTCTGCAGAAGTCTTACCTTCATCCACCAGCTGGAGGACAAAGAAACAGAGTTAGAGCTTTTCCACACGCAGCCTGTGGTTGTGAGAGTGTGTTTGATGCGTTACCAGCACAGAGTCGTTGGCGGTGGTCAGGTCCACCACAGCAGCTTCTGATCCCTCGCGGGTCAGGTCCACCACCTCCTCCACACCTGAACACCATCAGGAGACATGGACATAGACTCAGCAGCTCCACAACGTTCTGCAGATGGATTCATGGATCTCTGGCGATGGACCTGACCTTCAGTGACACTGTCTAACGTGTCAGTCGGGTCTGACGGGGGGGTCGGGTCTCCAACGTCGTCGGTTC is a window encoding:
- the sqstm1 gene encoding sequestosome-1 gives rise to the protein MSVTVKAYLLGKDEQVKEIRRFAVDQEVSCSFEYLSKKVAAVFSNLSSCPFNLFYKDEDGDLVAFSSDDELMMGLTFVKDATFRLFIKEKKEHRRDFPLHAFPPFAFGTPPPPHGPPPPHGPPHHHGPFHPHGAPQALHPNVTCDGCEGPIMGTRFKCSVCPDYDLCSTCQAQGKHTEHALLPIWHPLQHFFPRGKWMKRMRQCMWNQQPGQNQNQDQARNQEPEQAGPSRPAEDNGAPAASQASVDFLKNIGEGVAAMLSPLGIDVDIDVEHDGQRSKVTPPTPSGPEQPDVEMAEGGGASSEGGASSEGGAKIEGGTDQGSKVSRDSDDEWTHLTSKEVDPSTGEPQSLQPGGPEGQGPPQQGPTGLREAALYPHLPQEADPRLVESLSAMLSMGFSDEGGWLTHLLQAKNGDIGAALDAIQYAKQPRPRQ
- the rnf4 gene encoding RING finger protein 4: MSSSAQRKRKPTGSSLPSRTKTSRTANSRTLALRTDDVGDPTPPSDPTDTLDSVTEGVEEVVDLTREGSEAAVVDLTTANDSVLLVDEGPLDIRVPPGQSYVLSSDDDEDAAVHAAIASHTARSTSGLVSCPICLDLYAEIVDSGRLVVSTKCGHVFCSQCLRDALAASHTCPTCRKRLTARQYHPLYI